The Kineothrix sp. IPX-CK genomic interval TATGACGCTTTCCTCGGTAAAGAATTAGACCTTACGATACCGGACGCTAAGCCGGCTGCTTCCTATGTAGTGACGACGAATATGGAGGCCCAGGTTCAGGCCGAAATTAAGTTTGGTTACTGTACGGAATTCATTATTATGCTCAGCAGGAATTTTAACATCAAGCAGGAGATGGACTTTAAGGAATATTTAGAATCCATCGGAGATTCCATTGTAGTAGTTGCGGATGACGATGTGGTAAAGGTGCATGTACATACCAATGATCCGGGACTTGCGATTCAAAAGGCTTTGAAGTATGGCGCTCTGTCCAATTTGAAAATAGACAATATGAGATTGGAGCATCAGGAGAAGCTGTTCCAGATGTCTGAAAAGAATCAGGAACTCTCATCTTCCGATATGCCAAGAAAAGAAGTCGGATTTATTGCGGTTTCCGTAGGCGAAGGAATTAACGAGATTTTTACCGGATTAGGAGTGGATTATATCATCGAAGGGGGGCAGACGATGAACCCCAGCACCGAGGATATGCTTAATGCAATCGATAAAGTGAATGCAGATACTATTTTCATCCTGCCCAATAATAAAAACATCATTTTGGCTGCAGAGCAGGCAACACATATGGCGGAGGGCAAAAACATCGTGGTAATTCCCACCAAGACCGTACCTCAGGGAATTACGGCTGTAATCAATTATGTGCCTGATCTTTCCATCGAAGAGAATACGGAGACGATGAACGAAGAGATTAAAGCGGTCAGTACCGGTCAGGTAACTTATGCGGTTCGCGATACGGTTATCGACGATAAGGAAATCAAAGCCGGTGATTACATGGGAATTGGAGACGGCGGTATTTTATCCAATGGCACCGATATGATAGAAATCACCTTCCGGATGATAGAGGATATGATGGAGGACGACAAGGAGCTCATCAGCATCTATTATGGAAAAGAGATTTCTGAAGAGACTGCGGAAGCGTTGAAGGCGAGGGTAGAAGCCCGTTATCCGAAATGTGATATAGAACTGCAGTACGGCGGACAGCCCATTTACTACTATATTGTTTCGGCAGAATAATTGAGAACAACGGTAAAGGACGGATGCGTATGCCGTCCTTTTTTAGACAGATGGTATGGTTATGAACGATAGCACGAACATTATTGACATTAAGGGCATCGGTGAAAAAACAGCGAAGCTTTTTGGCAAACTGAATATTAACGATGTGGGCGGGCTTTTACACAATTATCCGAGGGATTATGAGACTTTTAAGGAACCGGTAATGATAAGCGATGCTCCGGCAGGAGAGGTCTGCTCCGTAAGGGCATGCCTTGCGGGCAATATCTCCGCAAAAAAGGTGCGCAACCTGACGATTTTGAATTTTGAGATAAGGGACGCAAGCGGGCAGATCTTCATGACCTATTTCAACACTCCTTATGTGAAAAACATATTGAAAAAGGGGTTATTTTATATTTTTAGAGGGATTCCCTTGAAAAAGGGCGGACGGCTTGTGATGGAACAGGCGAAAATATACAAGCCGGAGGAATATTTTAAACTTACCGGAGTTATGCAGCCCAGATATTCTCTTACGGCGGGACTTACCAACAATATGGCAACAAAAGCCGTAAAGCAGGCGCTGGCGCATTATCGCTTCGGAGAAGACTATCTGCCTGAGGAGATAAGAAAGACACAACAGCTCATTTCCTATGAACATGCCATAGAAGATATTCATTTTCCTAAGGATTTTGAAGAAATGCTCACAGCGAGGAAACGGCTTGTATTCGACGAATTCTTCTTGTTTCTTCTTGCCCTTCGCAAGTGTAAAGAGCACAACGAGGTGCTTCAAAATATCTATCCCATGCTTGAGGTAGCAGAGACAAAGCGGCTCATTGAAGCGCTCCCCTATGCGCTGACAGGTGCTCAGAGAAGGGTATGGGAAGAAATTCGGCAGGATTTGCAGGGAGAAAAGGTAATGAATCGTTTGATTCAGGGCGATGTTGGTTCGGGTAAGACGATTCTCGCTTTTCTTTCCCTTTTAATGTGCGTATCCAACGGTTATCAGGGCGCGATGATGGCTCCTACCGAGGTGCTGGCGAGGCAGCATTTCGAAGCAGCCTCAGAATTGACCGCAAAATATAAGCTGCCTTTTGTTCCTGTACTTCTGACCGGTTCTATGAGCGCAAAGGAAAAGAGAGAAGCTTATGAGGAAATAAAATGCGGACATGCCAATCTCATTATCGGTACCCATGCATTGATTCAGGAAAAGGCGGACTATAAAAATCTGGCTCTCGTGATAACGGATGAACAGCATCGCTTCGGTGTCAGACAGAGAGAAACACTTGCCGGAAAGGGAGAAAACGTACATGTAATCGTAATGAGTGCAACGCCAATCCCCCGTACCCTCGCTATTATTTTATACGGCGACCTGGATATTTCTATTGTGGACGAGCTTCCTGCTAACAGGCTTCCCATTAAAAACTGTGTGGTTCCCACGGATTACAGGGAAAAGGCATACCGCTTTATTGAAAAAGAAGTGCAAGCGGGCCGTCAGGTCTATGTGATTTGTCCGATGGTGGAGGAGGGGGAACTGGAAGGTGCGGAGAATGTCATTTCTTACACGGAGAAATTGAAAAGCGTCCTTTCTTCCAAGATACAGACAGCATACCTTCATGGTAAAATGCGTCCTGCGGATAAGAATCAGGTGATGGAGGAATTTGCGAAGCGCAATATAGACGTACTGGTATCCACCACTGTTATCGAGGTCGGCATCAATGTTCCTAATGCGACAGTGATGATGGTGGAAAATGCGGAACGTTTCGGGCTGGCTCAGCTTCACCAGCTTCGCGGACGAGTAGGAAGAGGTGAACATCAGTCCTATTGTATTTTCGTAAGCGGTTCCGATAAAAAACAGACGATGGAGCGCCTGGATATACTGAATCATTCTAACGACGGCTTTTTTATTGCGGGAGAAGACCTGAAGCTTAGGGGGCCGGGCGATCTGTTCGGTATCAGGCAAAGCGGGATCATGGATTTTAAAATAGGAGACGTATATCAGGATACCGATGTCCTAAAAAGGGCGAAGGAAAGCGTAGATTCCTTGCTTCTGGAGGATGAAGAGCTGGCGATGGACAAGCATCTGCCGCTTAAGCGGTATATGTATGAAGCGTTAAATTCAGTTGACTTTAGGACAATCTGACAGTAATATATAATAAGAAAACATAAGGGCGGAAGGAGAGGTGTTCACTGCATGAATCTTATGCATGAGGATACCGGAAATGAAATTGGCAAATATTGCAATTGTAACGGACAGTAACAGCGGAATTACACAGGCACAGGCTAAGGAACTGGGAATATATGTATTGCCTATGCCTTTTATGATTAATGATGTGACTTATTTTGAAGATATCGATTTGTCTCAGGGACAGTTCTATGAAAGGCTTGCGGCGGGAGACAGCGTAGTCACCAGCCAGCCTTCCCCGGAGGCTGTTATGAATCTATGGAACAATTTACTGAAAGATTTCGATGAGGTCGTGCATATACCTATGTCCAGCGGCCTTTCCGGATCCTGTCAGAGCGCACTGATGCTTGCGAGGGAATACGATGGGAGGGTGCACGTTGTCAATAATCAAAGGATTTCGGTTACCCAGAGGCAGTCGGCAATAGATGCTAAGAATCTGGCGGAAGAAGGAAAGAGCGGGCAGGAAATCAAAGATTTTCTCGAGGCCGACAAATATAATTCCAGTATTTATATTATGCTGGACACCTTGTATTATCTGAAAAAGGGCGGAAGGATCACCCCGGCTGCTGCGGCTCTCGGCACTCTGCTCAAGTTGAAGCCGGTGCTTCAGATTCAGGGCGAGAAGTTGGATGCCTTTGCGAAAGCGAGAACTACCGCACAGGGCAAATCTGTTATGACTACGGCGATCAGAAACGATATGAACAACCGTTTGGGCGGTGCTGACAGAGATAATATATGGCTTCAGATTGCTTATACCTACAACGATGAAGCAGCACTTACATTTAAAGAGGAACTGTTTAAAACGTTTCCGGATTTTGATGTACATGTGGCGCCTCTGTCTCTTAGCGTAGCTTGCCATATCGGGCCGGGTGCTTTGGCTGTCGCCTGCTGTAAGAAAAATAAATAATATACGGCTTTGTAAGCGGCGTGTCCGGTATTTGTCCGGGCAGCCGCATTTTTAATATAATACACTATATACAGTATTTTTTCACTTTTCAATGTACAAAGTATATGGTATACTACATTGTGTGTTTTTATATACAATTATGAGAGAGGGTGTAGTAAATGGCTAGAGAGGGTACCTACGACGCTTCGAGCATCACAGTTTTGGAAGGATTGGAAGCGGTCAGAAAAAGGCCGGGAATGTACATAGGAAGCGTTTCAACCAAAGGCTTGAATCATCTGATATATGAAATTGTGGACAATGCGGTGGACGAGCATCTTGCCGGCTATTGCGATACAATAAGGGTAACACTGGAGGAGGATGGTTCTGCTACCGTAGACGATAACGGACGAGGTATTCCGGTAGGCATGCACGAAAAGGGAGTGAGTGCGGAGCGCCTTGTCTTTACCACTCTGCATGCAGGCGGTAAATTCGACGATTCCGCTTATAAGACCAGCGGAGGGCTTCACGGAGTGGGTTCTTCTGTCGTAAACGCTTTGTCTGCATATCTGACGGTTCAGGTAAAAAACGGCGGATTTATTTATGAGGATAAATATGAAAGAGGCAATCCGGTCATCGAGCTGCAAAACGGGCTGCTTCCTGTTATCGGTAAATCCAAGGCGACGGGAACAAGGGTGAACTTCCTTCCGGATGACACGATTTTCGATAAGACGCGTTTTAAGGAGGATGAAGTGAAAAGCCGCCTTCATGAGACGGCGTATTTGAATCCGGCCCTTACGATTATATATGAGGATAAAAGAAAGGCTGAAGCCGAATATATCGAATATCACGAGCCCGAAGGCATTGTGGGCTTCATCCGCGATATGAATAAGACGAAGGAGAGTATACACGACGTCATTTACTTCAGCGGAGAAAGTGAGGGCATATCCGTCGAGGTGGCCTTTCAGTATGTGAATGAATTTCACGAAAATGTACTTGGTTTTTGCAATAATATATACAATGCGGAAGGCGGCACTCATCTGACCGGCTTTAAAACCATGTTCACTAACGCGATTAATAATTATGCTAGAGAGCTTAATATACTGAAGGAAAAAGATGTAAACTTCACCGGAGCCGATGTGCGAAACGGAATGACGGCGGTAGTATCCATTAAACACCCGGATCCCAGATTCGAAGGACAGACGAAAACGAAGCTGGACAATCAGGATGCTGCCAAGGTGGTGAGCAAGGTGACAGGGGATGAGATTGTCCATTACTTCGACCGCAATCTGGAGACCTTGAAGAGTATTATCGGATGCGCGGAGAAAGCGGCCAAAATCCGAAAGTCGGAGGAGAAAGCGAAGACGAATATGCTCACCAAACAGAAATTTTCCTTCGATTCCAACGGAAAGCTTGCCAACTGCGAATCCAGAGACGCTTCCCGCTGCGAGATATTTATAGTTGAGGGAGATTCTGCGGGAGGAAGTGCTAAAACTGCAAGAAATCGTGCATTTCAGGCGATTTTGCCCATTCGAGGCAAGATTCTTAACGTAGAAAAGGCCAGTATTGACAAAATACTTGCAAATGCGGAAATTAAGACGATGATAAACGCCTTCGGATGCGGTTTTTCCGAGGGCTACGGCAATGATTTCGATATTTCCAAGCTGCGGTACGATAAGATTATCATTATGGCCGATGCCGACGTAGACGGAGCCCATATCTCCACTCTTTTATTGACGTTGTTTTACCGATTCATGCCGGAGCTCATCTTTGAAGGGCACGTATATCTCGCTATGCCGCCCTTATATAAAGCCATGCCCGCTAAGGGGAAAGAGGAATACCTCTACGACGACAAGGCACTGGAAAAATACAGGAAGCATCACAAGGGCCCATTTACTCTGCAAAGGTATAAGGGACTCGGTGAAATGGATGCCGATCAGCTTTGGGAGACGACCCTTGATCCCGAGACCAGACTTTTGAAGCTGGTGGAAATCGAGGATGCGAGAATGGCTTCTGAGGTGACGGAAATGCTGATGGGAACGGAGGTTCCTCCCAGAAAAGCATTTATTTACGAGCATGCAGCCGATGCAGAGCTGGATGTGTAAGAAGGAATCAGAGGGGTAGAACATGGACGACAGCAGAATTATTAAGACCGAGTATTCGGAGGTTATGCAAAAATCATATATCGATTACGCAATGAGCGTTATCATTGCCAGAGCGCTTCCCGATGTAAGGGACGGGCTTAAGCCGGTGCAGAGAAGGACATTGTTCGATATGCATGAGCTTGGAATGAAATACGACAGGCCCTATCGCAAGAGCGCCCGTATCGTGGGCGATACCATGGGTA includes:
- a CDS encoding DAK2 domain-containing protein yields the protein MLSKMFLAGAKNLEAKKEWINELNVFPVPDGDTGTNMTLTIMSAAKEVSLMENPDMSSLCKAISSGSLRGARGNSGVILSQLFRGFTKVVREYDELDAAILADAFDKAVETAYKAVMKPKEGTILTVAKGGAQKARELVDNGEEDLEIYFGEIIRYADEVLDKTPDMLPVLKQAGVVDSGGQGLMQVLKGAYDAFLGKELDLTIPDAKPAASYVVTTNMEAQVQAEIKFGYCTEFIIMLSRNFNIKQEMDFKEYLESIGDSIVVVADDDVVKVHVHTNDPGLAIQKALKYGALSNLKIDNMRLEHQEKLFQMSEKNQELSSSDMPRKEVGFIAVSVGEGINEIFTGLGVDYIIEGGQTMNPSTEDMLNAIDKVNADTIFILPNNKNIILAAEQATHMAEGKNIVVIPTKTVPQGITAVINYVPDLSIEENTETMNEEIKAVSTGQVTYAVRDTVIDDKEIKAGDYMGIGDGGILSNGTDMIEITFRMIEDMMEDDKELISIYYGKEISEETAEALKARVEARYPKCDIELQYGGQPIYYYIVSAE
- a CDS encoding DegV family protein — translated: MKLANIAIVTDSNSGITQAQAKELGIYVLPMPFMINDVTYFEDIDLSQGQFYERLAAGDSVVTSQPSPEAVMNLWNNLLKDFDEVVHIPMSSGLSGSCQSALMLAREYDGRVHVVNNQRISVTQRQSAIDAKNLAEEGKSGQEIKDFLEADKYNSSIYIMLDTLYYLKKGGRITPAAAALGTLLKLKPVLQIQGEKLDAFAKARTTAQGKSVMTTAIRNDMNNRLGGADRDNIWLQIAYTYNDEAALTFKEELFKTFPDFDVHVAPLSLSVACHIGPGALAVACCKKNK
- a CDS encoding DNA gyrase subunit B, which codes for MAREGTYDASSITVLEGLEAVRKRPGMYIGSVSTKGLNHLIYEIVDNAVDEHLAGYCDTIRVTLEEDGSATVDDNGRGIPVGMHEKGVSAERLVFTTLHAGGKFDDSAYKTSGGLHGVGSSVVNALSAYLTVQVKNGGFIYEDKYERGNPVIELQNGLLPVIGKSKATGTRVNFLPDDTIFDKTRFKEDEVKSRLHETAYLNPALTIIYEDKRKAEAEYIEYHEPEGIVGFIRDMNKTKESIHDVIYFSGESEGISVEVAFQYVNEFHENVLGFCNNIYNAEGGTHLTGFKTMFTNAINNYARELNILKEKDVNFTGADVRNGMTAVVSIKHPDPRFEGQTKTKLDNQDAAKVVSKVTGDEIVHYFDRNLETLKSIIGCAEKAAKIRKSEEKAKTNMLTKQKFSFDSNGKLANCESRDASRCEIFIVEGDSAGGSAKTARNRAFQAILPIRGKILNVEKASIDKILANAEIKTMINAFGCGFSEGYGNDFDISKLRYDKIIIMADADVDGAHISTLLLTLFYRFMPELIFEGHVYLAMPPLYKAMPAKGKEEYLYDDKALEKYRKHHKGPFTLQRYKGLGEMDADQLWETTLDPETRLLKLVEIEDARMASEVTEMLMGTEVPPRKAFIYEHAADAELDV
- the recG gene encoding ATP-dependent DNA helicase RecG, whose translation is MNDSTNIIDIKGIGEKTAKLFGKLNINDVGGLLHNYPRDYETFKEPVMISDAPAGEVCSVRACLAGNISAKKVRNLTILNFEIRDASGQIFMTYFNTPYVKNILKKGLFYIFRGIPLKKGGRLVMEQAKIYKPEEYFKLTGVMQPRYSLTAGLTNNMATKAVKQALAHYRFGEDYLPEEIRKTQQLISYEHAIEDIHFPKDFEEMLTARKRLVFDEFFLFLLALRKCKEHNEVLQNIYPMLEVAETKRLIEALPYALTGAQRRVWEEIRQDLQGEKVMNRLIQGDVGSGKTILAFLSLLMCVSNGYQGAMMAPTEVLARQHFEAASELTAKYKLPFVPVLLTGSMSAKEKREAYEEIKCGHANLIIGTHALIQEKADYKNLALVITDEQHRFGVRQRETLAGKGENVHVIVMSATPIPRTLAIILYGDLDISIVDELPANRLPIKNCVVPTDYREKAYRFIEKEVQAGRQVYVICPMVEEGELEGAENVISYTEKLKSVLSSKIQTAYLHGKMRPADKNQVMEEFAKRNIDVLVSTTVIEVGINVPNATVMMVENAERFGLAQLHQLRGRVGRGEHQSYCIFVSGSDKKQTMERLDILNHSNDGFFIAGEDLKLRGPGDLFGIRQSGIMDFKIGDVYQDTDVLKRAKESVDSLLLEDEELAMDKHLPLKRYMYEALNSVDFRTI